Proteins encoded by one window of Micromonospora coxensis:
- the cas6e gene encoding type I-E CRISPR-associated protein Cas6/Cse3/CasE produces MTAWLTRIAPDLRHPAARRDLRDITAVHRRVMSLVPDDLGEQPRQQAGVLFRLDHTTAGPVLLVQTALPPDPARLPDGYGTIDTRDVSPLLKALTTGMAVHYRIAANASKRAWKGDNAGKVVALSGEQAEQWWQRKADAHGLGLRQLRAQPQPAARGRAVPVRHAITLFEGQAVIADADQVRAAVLAGIGRGRSFGCGLLSLAPIR; encoded by the coding sequence GTGACCGCCTGGCTGACCCGAATCGCACCCGATCTGCGCCACCCGGCGGCACGACGGGACCTACGCGACATCACCGCTGTGCACCGCAGGGTGATGTCCCTGGTGCCTGACGATCTGGGCGAGCAGCCACGACAGCAGGCGGGTGTCCTCTTCCGGCTCGACCACACCACCGCTGGTCCGGTGTTGCTGGTCCAGACCGCGCTGCCACCGGATCCGGCCCGGCTGCCCGACGGCTACGGCACCATCGACACCCGCGACGTCAGCCCGCTGCTCAAGGCGCTCACCACTGGCATGGCGGTGCACTACCGGATCGCCGCCAACGCGTCCAAACGAGCCTGGAAAGGGGACAACGCTGGCAAGGTCGTCGCGTTGTCTGGCGAGCAGGCCGAGCAGTGGTGGCAGCGCAAGGCCGACGCCCACGGCCTCGGTCTACGCCAGCTACGTGCCCAACCGCAACCGGCCGCACGTGGTCGCGCCGTCCCGGTACGCCACGCCATCACGCTCTTCGAAGGTCAGGCCGTGATCGCCGACGCGGACCAGGTTCGCGCCGCCGTGCTGGCCGGCATCGGCCGCGGACGCTCGTTCGGCTGCGGACTGCTCAGCCTCGCCCCAATTCGGTGA
- the cas5e gene encoding type I-E CRISPR-associated protein Cas5/CasD: MTGLLLRLAGPMQSWGDHSTFSVRDTATVPTGSAMIGIIAAAQGRRRGEPLADLAELQFTVRVDRPGAVMYDFHTVGGGLPPERTVPTAEGKRRTAGSGTIVSRRLYLADAVFTVAVTGPDNHVSQVHEALTKPVWGPYLGRRSCPVEHPFLLSGPITDAVAQLEHLPLNRRRPADGSDTVTVDFATGELSGDGAASRLTLNDVPVDMEPAPGGSHPRRRRYLTRQVHVTTRSLPVDLCAGIGMTYLDALEEYLRGART, translated from the coding sequence ATGACGGGCCTACTGCTGCGGTTGGCCGGGCCGATGCAGTCGTGGGGCGACCACAGCACCTTCAGCGTCCGTGACACCGCCACCGTCCCGACCGGCTCGGCGATGATCGGCATCATCGCCGCAGCCCAGGGCCGGCGCCGCGGCGAACCGCTGGCAGACCTCGCGGAACTGCAGTTCACCGTCCGCGTCGACCGGCCCGGGGCGGTCATGTACGACTTCCATACCGTCGGTGGTGGCCTGCCACCGGAGCGGACCGTGCCGACGGCCGAGGGCAAACGAAGGACGGCCGGTTCCGGCACCATCGTCTCGCGTCGGCTCTACCTGGCCGACGCCGTGTTCACCGTCGCGGTCACCGGCCCGGACAACCATGTAAGCCAGGTGCACGAGGCCCTGACGAAGCCTGTTTGGGGCCCGTACCTCGGACGCCGCTCCTGCCCGGTGGAGCATCCATTCCTGCTGTCCGGCCCGATCACCGACGCCGTCGCCCAGCTGGAACACCTGCCGCTCAACCGACGCCGACCCGCCGACGGATCAGACACCGTCACGGTGGACTTCGCAACCGGGGAACTGAGTGGCGACGGCGCCGCCAGCCGGCTGACGCTCAATGACGTTCCCGTTGACATGGAACCGGCACCCGGGGGCTCACACCCGCGCCGCCGGCGTTACCTGACCCGTCAGGTCCACGTCACCACCCGCAGCCTACCGGTCGACCTGTGCGCCGGTATTGGCATGACGTACCTGGACGCATTGGAAGAGTATCTGCGAGGAGCCCGAACGTGA